The Papilio machaon chromosome 28, ilPapMach1.1, whole genome shotgun sequence genome includes a window with the following:
- the LOC123722608 gene encoding uncharacterized protein LOC123722608, translated as MWHYFFCVLLSSLNNLANANFESNVFNYPNLQDDVFEQPVNMMAPARNPHAKDENVHMEEKNHYSGIPYDWPSMDSFFSNDDALNEYNRIKRRAKGTGKFDSLNGPKIRERPNHYLYPEPVKDKILQFTTTTKKPSILPDQMNPGVIFRVRMSDAILRIKQRMYEDPERHIESDIIYTNLIKKVVMDEITKFHNLLLMYKTDRSIKEHLGECGGRIYKFISYMTIKVHIYCLFDSLWVDGNPYVIGDEYSVTPVEVPPMLQCDAAECNSIVFVDSITEPKDVEE; from the exons ATGTGGCATTACTTCTTTTGTGTTCTA CTGTCATCCTTAAATAATTTGGCCAATGCTAACTTTGAATCTAATGTTTTCAACTATCCTAAT TTGCAGGACGATGTTTTCGAACAACCCGTTAACATGATGGCCCCAGCGAGGAATCCACATGCGAAG GATGAAAATGTTCACATGGAAGAGAAGAACCATTACTCTGGCATTCCTTACGACTGGCCATCCATGGATTCATTCTTCAGCAACGACGACGCCCTCAATGAGTACAATCGAATCAAGAGACGAGCTAAA GGCACGGGAAAATTCGATTCCCTTAACGGACCGAAGATCAGAGAAAGGCCAAATCACTACCTATATCCGGAGCCGGTGAAGGACAAAATCCTGCAATTTACAACGACAACGAAAAAGCCTAGCATACTCCCGGATCAGATGAATCCGGGCGTAATATTCCGCGTACGGATGTCCGACGCGATACTCCGGATAAAACAACGGATGTACGAAGACCCCGAACGTCATATAGAATCtgatataatatatactaatttgattaaaaaagtagtaatggatgaaataacaaagtttcataatttattactaatgtATAAAACGGATCGTAGTATAAAAGAACATCTTGGAGAATGCGGTGGAAgaatatataagtttattaGTTATATGACCATAAAGGTACATATATACTGTTTGTTCGACTCGTTGTGGGTTGATGGCAACCCTTACGTGATAGGGGATGAATATTCAGTTACCCCTGTGGAAGTTCCACCTATGTTACAATGTGATGCAGCGGAATGTAACTCAATTGTTTTCGTCGACTCAATAACTGAACCCAAAGATGTCGAggaatga
- the LOC106711721 gene encoding uncharacterized protein LOC106711721: MKNSTSTEVPVARRADSWDLHQKRSKRKRYKNKKDRQNYETYEPAVKDWESTFVEMPKDLYQAHLRPGVIFRIHMAEAILKMQYRNYGEDKDESVIEADVEYLRLTRKVINDEITKFEDLKWLVGWFSNRSDLIQEHMCNTRYYTVGIPPTMFTHPEEYMKRACLFDNVYLDHIPYVVGEDGSLMAAVAPPVLHCDAATCTSVPFIDSMMFEEKLARSNVRTVTRCQASCRAHCRNDADCLKRCSDRCFRAD, translated from the exons ATGAAGAACTCAACGAGTACAGAGGTGCCAGTTGCCAGACGTGCTGATTCCTGGGATCTTCATCAGAAGAGATCAAAACGCAAGCGCTATAAGAACAAAAAGGATAGACAGAACTATGAAACTTACGAACCCGCTGTCAAG GATTGGGAGTCAACATTCGTAGAGATGCCAAAAGACCTGTACCAGGCGCATCTCAGACCTGGAGTGATATTCAGGATACATATGGCCGAGGCTATACTTAAAATGCAATATAGAAA TTACGGTGAAGACAAGGACGAATCTGTGATAGAGGCTGACGTGGAATACCTTCGTCTGACGAGGAAGGTGATCAACGATGAGATCACCAAGTTCGAGGACCTGAAATGGCTGGTGGGCTGGTTCAGTAACCGTAGCGATCTCATACAGGAGCATATGTGTAACACAAGATATTACACTGTCG GCATTCCGCCGACAATGTTCACACATCCGGAGGAATACATGAAGCGAGCGTGTCTGTTTGATAACGTGTATTTAGACCACATCCCCTACGTGGTAGGGGAAGATGGGTCGCTGATGGCTGCTGTGGCACCCCCCGTGCTGCACTGTGACGCGGCTACCTGTACTTCTGTACCGTTCATTGATAG CATGATGTTCGAGGAGAAGCTGGCACGAAGCAATGTGCGTACAGTGACGCGCTGTCAGGCGAGCTGCCGAGCGCATTGCCGCAACGACGCGGACTGTCTCAAACGTTGCAGCGACAGATGCTTCCGAGCTGACTAA
- the LOC106711718 gene encoding zinc finger protein 2 — translation MDKKTNTSDIFTSDIADKINFCTGIQLTKEDGLPTQICDICLDNLSIAYNFKTLCLLSEKTLKSINNDTKEGILEDISGNTDEFKQDFQAEDNIQIKQEPGVNRRSTRVNLKLKIGSIEENEVTTKVRNKRGPYKKTGQTRLTKFKFRKLFCEPCGLKFANKEQSDKHKKETHKGESFICEICGKVFVHRASHFSHVRSHLPPQHACDSCDYRTWHKHDLVKHLRIHTGVKLYQCEHCTASYHTSSNLSCHIRRCHARERRHACHLCDRTFYDRTKLNRHIDSHNDIKRFECEVCHACFTRRCYWKKHLQRQHGVTVPPQRPGRQKTNRQVGELPPTGLVT, via the exons ATGGATAAAAAGACGAATACATCTGATATATTTACTTCAGATATAgctgataaaattaatttttgcacTGGAATACAG ttgaCAAAAGAAGATGGTCTTCCAACTCAAATATGTGATATATGTCTTGACAATTTGTCAATAGCATACAACTTTAAAACTCTATGTTTACTCTCTGAAAAgacattaaaaagtataaataatgataCAAAAGAAGGTATATTAGAAGATATCAGCGGTAACACAGATGAATTTAAGCAGGACTTTCAAGCAGAAGATAATATTCAGATTAAACAAGAACCTGGTGTTAATAGACGGAGTACaagagttaatttaaaattaaaaataggaaG TATAGAAGAAAATGAGGTAACAACAaaagttagaaataaaagGGGTCCATACAAAAAGACTGGTCAAACACGActaacaaagtttaaatttcgCAAACTATTTTGTGAACCGTGCGGACTCAAGTTTGCAAACAAGGAACAATCTGATAAACATAAAAAGGAAACTCATAAAGGAGAGAGTTTTATTTGTGAG ATTTGCGGTAAGGTGTTCGTACACCGCGCGTCTCACTTCTCTCACGTTCGGTCGCACCTGCCGCCGCAGCATGCGTGCGACTCGTGCGACTACCGCACCTGGCACAAGCACGACCTCGTCAAACATCTGCGCATACATACAG GTGTGAAACTGTACCAGTGCGAGCACTGTACCGCCTCCTACCACACGTCGTCAAACCTCAGCTGTCACATTCGCCGCTGTCACGCGCGCGAGCGACGTCACGCCTGTCATCTATGTGACAGGACATTCTATGACCGAACAAAACTCAATCGCCATATAGATTCACATAATGATATCAAACG GTTTGAATGTGAAGTGTGTCACGCTTGCTTCACACGGCGTTGCTACTGGAAGAAACATTTGCAGCGCCAGCATGGGGTCACAGTGCCCCCACAGAGACCTGGCCGTCAGAAGACCAACAGACAGGTCGGAGAGCTCCCCCCCACTGGCTTAGTGACGTA G